Sequence from the Aerococcus tenax genome:
AAACTTTTTAAGTGATCAAGGTAGTCAATCTGTCAAGGTCGATTCCAATGACCAAGTTCTAGCTTATGTTGATGGCAGTTTCATGACTGCCAATAATCGTTATGGTTTTGGTGGCATTCTCATTTATCAAGGCGAAGAATATACCTTTTTTGGTGGCGGAGATGATCCTGAATTAGTCAAAATGCGCAATGTCGCTGGGGAAATGATGGCCAGTATGCGGGCTGTAAAGGCGGCAATTAAATTAGAAGCTAAAGCAGTCCTTATTCATTTTGATTATCAAGGAATTGAAAAATGGGTCAATGGTGATTGGCAAGCCAAAAATGACTTTACTCAGGCATATCGCCAATTCATGTTAGATAAAGAAAAAGAAATTAAGATTCATTTTGTTAAGGTCAAGGCCCACTCAAACGATCATTATAACGATATTGCTGATCAGCTTGCTAAGAAGGGTGCACTTAACTAAAATAGGTTAAAGGAGTTCTATCATGTTTTTTTATCTCTTAAGCATTATCTTAGTGATTATTGATCAAATGATAAAAGCGTGGACGGTGAATCATATCGCCTTAAATGAAACGATCCCTTTTATTCCTAATCTTTTATCCTTACATTATTTACAAAATCGTGGGGCAGCCTGGGGAATGCTTGCTGGTCATATGTGGCTATTTATTCCCATTACTTTACTCGTTAGTGGCCTAATCATTTATTATTACCACCATGACAATGTCCGCCATCCCTTATATGTGGCTAGTTTATCCTTATTGCTTGCAGGGGCTGTAGGAAATTTTATTGACCGTGTTCGCTTGGGCTATGTCGTGGATATGTTTAAACTAGAGTTTATAGATTTTCCCGTTTTTAATTTTGCAGATACTTGTTTAAGTTTGGGAGTAATTTTCTTTATCATTTACTTATTATTCTTTGAATCAAAAGAGGAGTGATTTCATGCTTGAGAAAAGCTATGAATATCATGATGATCAGAGTCTGCGTTTGGATCGTTATTTGAGTCAGCGTTTAGATAGTTATAGTCGTAGTGAGATCGCCCAATGGATTAAAACGGGTCAAGTGAAAGTGAATAAGCAAATAGTTAAGCCCAGTTACCGTTTAAACCCTATGGATAAGATCTCCTTAGCGGTTGAGGAAGAAGAGAAACTTCCTATAGTGGGAGAGTCAATCGATCTAGACATCGTTTATGAAGATGAAGATTTGTTAGTGGTTAACAAAGCCAAAGGAATGGTCGTTCATCCCTCCAAGGGTCACTTAAGCGGAACCTTGGTCAACGCCTTATTAGACTATGCCCAAAAAAATCATTTTACATTGAGTGACTTAGGCGATTATTATCGGCCAGGAATTGTTCATCGGCTGGATAAAGATACCAGTGGTCTAATGGTAGTCGCAAAATCAGACCAAGCTTATCAAGCTTTGCTGGAAGACTTGGCTAATCATCAAGTGGATAGAAAATACCTGGCTCTTATTTATGGTCATTTACCGGATAAGCAGGGGACGATTGATATCCCCTTGCGCCGTCATCCTAAAGACCGGATGCGCTATGTGGGCGATCCATTAGGTAAAGAAGCAGTGACCTATTTCAAGCAAATCGCTCAAGTGGAAAATTATGCCTTGCTGCGCTTAAGCTTGGAAACTGGTCGTACCCACCAGATCAGGGCCCACCTAGCTTACCTAGAGCATCCTGTTGTCGATGACCCACTCTACGCCAAAGCCTATCAGCAGCGATTTTTTAGTCAGCAGGGACAATGTCTCCATGCCTATGAACTATCATTCAATCATCCGATCACTAAAGAAAAACTTCGCTTTCAGGTTAAGCCGCCTAAGAACTTTATGACCATATTAGATAAGGTCTTACCCAACTATGATTTACACTTGGAGGAGTAAAAGCCTCGGAGCTTATCATTTTCTTAAACTTGGCAAGTCAGATAATTTTTAGTACAATTAAAAAGATGTTTATATAGAGGGGGGAAATCATTCATGTCAAATTTCGCTTGGATTATTATTATCATTATTACTTTGATTATCGGTATGATCTTAGGTTTCTTTATTGCTCGTCGTTATATGATGAACTATTTCCAAGATAACCCACCAATTTCAGCTGATATGATTCGGACTATGATGGCACAAATGGGGCAAAAACCATCCGAAAAACGTGTCCAACAAATTATTAATTCTATGAAAAAAACGAAAAAATAAACTTTAGGAGGTTGGAGGAATTCCAGCCTCTATTTGTTTTATGCTTTTTTAAAAGGCTAGCTTAGCTGATGCTTGAAAATCCTAGCGAGGTGACAAAAATGTGGTTTTATAACTTTATGGCTTACTTGGTTAAAGGCTTAATTCGAATTGTCAATGGAAAACCAGAACTTTCCTATCATGAGGACTATGATCCTGACCAACAATATTTAATTGTTGCTCCCCACCGTAGTATACTTGATCCGGTCATTATCGGCATCCATACCTTACCTAAACCGGTTCATTTCTTAGCCAAACAGGAGCTATTTTCATCTGCCTTGGTGAATTGGTGCTTAGACCACTTGGGCGTTATGCCAGTCGATCGAGAAAATCCTAGCATGGCTTCCTTAAAATCGGCAGTAACAGAACTCAAAAAAGGTGAAGATAACGTTGGACTTTTTCCTACTGGATCCCGTTATTCGACAGAAATTAAGGATGGGGCAGCTGTATTAGCAAAAATGGGCAAAGTTAATATTTTACCTGTTGCCTACCAAGGACCGATTCATATTTCTGGACTCTTTTCAAGAAAGAGACAAAATCGGGTAAAGTTCAGAGTGGGAAAACCCATCTATTTGCCTGCTGGTAAGAAATTATCAAAAGAAGAACTCAAGGAAATCGACCAGCAAATTGGGCAGGCTTTTCAAGAAATCGATCGGGAAATTGATCCTAATTATCATTATGACCTTGAAAAAGCTATTCGAGAGCGAGATCGTAAATAAAAAATCCTATTGTGGCTAGGTTAGCGTTGTGCCTAGGTAAAATTTAAAAGCGAGAGAATAATTTTTCTTTGTCAAATAGTATTAATGAAAATTTTTATAGTTAAAGTCATAGCTCAAAAAGTTATGGCTTTTTTATTAAGATTATTAATATAGATTATCTTTAAACATATTTATATCACCTAGGTAAGAAATGATTTGAAGAAAAGAATTGATTCACTAAAAACTATTGTTTAAACGCGTTAAAAATTAATCCAGTCAGTCAGTTTTCATATTTTATTTTGTAGAGCTCCAAATGATAGCATTAAACCACTCTATTGGAATAGCAATGGGTTTGGTCCTTTATAAACAATTTAAAAAGGGAAAATTGTAATGGCCTAAGTCTCAGAAATTTAAAGCAGATTTCAAAGCGACAGTGGTAATGTTACTCGGTTGCTTACCATTTCTCGATTTTTGATACGCTTAAGTATAGAGAATCACTGTTTATTTGACTTACTCATCTTTATGCACCTCATATTACAGCTTACTTTTAGCAAATAAAATCTTATATTTTAAATTATAAGTTGACTTTATCTTTAAAAATATTTATTATTGTTTTAACAGCTTAAGAAAGGAGCATGTAATTATGTTAGTTAAATATCTTATCAACCAGAGCGCATGCTCTTCTTATCAAAATGTACGATTTTACTTTAGCTATTTTAGATAGCGTTTGTACTATGAAACATCATAGATACAAACGTCAAACTTAAGTTTGTATCTATGATGGCTAAGGATCTTAAGCGTGTCTAGCCCTCATAGAATGGATAAATTCTATCTGGGTGGCACCACTATTAATATATGCTATTATTCAGCCCATTTAGTTTTTTCCATACTAGGTGGGCTTTTTTTATACCTTTTGGGGGAGTGATAGTATGGAAGGTCCGTTTAACAGTCAGAAAAAATAGAAAGTTAACCGTTTTATATCGAATAATGGAGGAAAATCATGAAAAAATATTTACGTTATCTAGCAGCAGGTCTATTAACCTGTACATTAGCCGCTTGTTCAAACCAAGGCAAGGAAGGTAGTAAAGATAAAGTCGATGTGGGTATCATTCAATATATGGAACACGACTCCCTACAAAAAGCTAAGGAAGGTTTTCAAGATACTTTGAAAGAGGCCGGTTATGAAGAAGGCAAGAATTTAGAGATTGAATTCCATAACTCCCAGGGTGACCAGTCAAACTTGCAAAGCATTACCCAACAATTAAAGGGTAAAAAGGACCTGATTTTAAGTATTGCTACTCCAGCTGCACAAGCCATGCTCAATACTGACAAGGAGACCCCACAATTATTTACGGCAGTGACTGATCCGGTCGGTGCTAAATTAGTTGAAAGTAAGGAAAAACCCGGTAAAAATATGACCGGCACTAGTAACATGACCCCGGTTGCTGATGTTGTTAACTTATTATTAAAAGCTGATCCAAGCATAAAAACGATTGGTATCTTGTATAACTCAAGTGAAATGAACGCGCAAGTTCAATATGAACAAGCCAAGGAATATATCGAATCAAAGGGCGTAAAGGTCGAAAGTATGACAGTGACATCAACTAATGAAGTTCAACAAGCGACTAAAATCTTAGCAGAAAAAGTAGATGGAATTTACCTACCAACCGATAATACCATTGCTAATACCATTCAAACCATTGGTAAAGTCCTAATGGAAACCAAGACACCATCAGTTGCTGCTTTCGATGCCGCTATCGAAGGTTCCCTATGTGCCTATGGGGTAGACTACTATAAATTAGGCCAACAAACTGGAAATATGGCTGTAGATATTTTGAAAGGAAATAAAAAACCAGCAGACATTCCAGTGGAATCTTCTAAGGACATGGTCATTAAGGTAAATGATGAAATGGCTGCTGCCCTGGGAATGAACAGTGAGGATTTGAAGGTTCGTTTAAATGGATAGTGAATAAAATTATTTAGAAAAATGAAAGATAAATAGCCAGACAAGATGTATTTAGAAGAAGTCAAGAAAAATGGGCTTAATGATATCTAGAGTTTTGCAAATAGTATATAATCTATCCTGCAAATGGGGATAGGTTACTTTTAGAATCATAGGTTAAGCCGCCGTATTGGCAGAGAAAACTTCTCACTAGGGTGCTTTCTCTCTTATATTATTAGCCAATTAAAGTCATTTTCATTAAAAAAGAGTTTCGATTAACAGTTAATTAAGAGAGCAAGTGGTTTAACAAACTCGTTTAAAATTCTGGTCTTTCCTTATGACCCCTAGCTGAAAGTATTCTAGTTTCATTCAACAAATGAAGCAAAGAAGAAATTCAAAGTGAAGTGAAAACGTCTGACCTGCGTAAACGACCATGTATCTTAAAAACTCTTATAAAAGAAATCATTCTGGTAACAATGTATATTGCTTTGTCATATAAGAAGTATTGGCGTATATCTAAAATCATTGGATCATGTAAATTAGGGCAGCCAAGTGCTGCCTTTTTTAGTATTAATATATAATGTAAAAGTAAATAATCTTTTTATTTAATTGGCATCTTAGTAAAATTCCCAAGATTTTATCATGTTTTCATGATAAGATATTAAAAATACTTTAAAGCAGGAAGGTTAATTTATGCAGAATTTAAAAATTAAGGATATCTTTAATCAAGTTTTAAATGGGGCATCAACAGGTATTGTTATCGGTTTGATTCCTAGTGCCATATTAGGCGCATTAACTCGGTCTTGGCTTAGTACGCCAGGCTTTTTGGCTGACTTTGCTGGCTCTATTCAAGCCTTTCAATTTGCCGTACCTTTTTTAGTCGGTCTATTTGCGGCATTGCAGTTAAATATGAAGGGCATGGAAACTGCAGCATTAGCAGGAGCTGCTTTTTTAGGGAGTGGGGCAGCTCGCTTAGTCGATGGGACTTGGGCACTTAAGGGAACGGGAGACTTAATTAACACCATTATCACCGTCTTTATTGCTGCTATTTTTATTAAACTTTATAACAATCGATGGCAAAGTCTCAACATTGTGGTTCTTCCTTTACTGGGAGGAATTTTACCAGGTTTTATTGGTCGTTTAATCCTACCCTTGGTTAGTCAACTGACTTTACTTTTAGGCCAGGGGATTGCTCACCTCACAGAGATTCAACCATTAATTATGGCTATTTTAATCGCTATTGCCTTTGCCATTATTATCGTTACGCCTTTGTCTAGTGTGGCGATTGCTTACGCGGTATCCATTAGTGGTCTAGCGGCTGGGGCAGCTAACTTAGGAATTGTAGCGGTTGTATTTACTTTTCTCTATGCCTCATCGCGGGTTAATAGTAATGGAATTACTTTTTCATTATTATTTGCTGGTCCAAAATTGTTTATGGCCAACTACTTACAAAACCTAAAAATGACCCTACCCATTGTGATTAATGCAGGGGTAGTAGGGCTGTTTGGGTATCTATTTAATATTCAGGGGACTACAGAATCAGCTGGTTTTGGTATCACAGGTTTGTCTGGACCGATCAACGCTTATTATTTTATGGATGGTAATGTCGTGGTTAATATCCTGGTCCTCTGCCTAACCTATGTGGTAGTGCCTTTGGCGATTTCTATTATTACTCATCAGACTTTTACCCGTATGGGGATTTATGATGAAAGTATTTATGTTTACCATGCGCCAGAACACTAAGAACGGATAGTGAGAGGTCAGTACATTTGAGAAAGAGAGTCTGGGACAAAAGTCTCAGGCTCTTTTTAAAATGCGAACTATCTAATCAAAACGTGTTCCAAAAGATAGGTGAAAAGGCTTGTTTAATTTTTATTTGTGACATATGATGAGTAGGTAAAATACTATTCATTAGGGGAGCCACGGCTGAGAGGATTTATATCGACCCTGTAACCTGATCAAGGTAATGCTTGCGTAGGTAGTCTTTTTTTGTGCTCTCCTTTATCTTTTAGGAGGGATTTTATGAGTAAAAAATCAAGTCCATTGATTTTAGTAACGGTAGCGATGTTTGTGGCCATTGGGGTGGTAATTTCACCGATTTTTCGAGTCGAGGGCTTTGCTCCTACTGCCCACTTTGTTAATGTGGTTTGTTCGGTCTTATTGGGTCCTTGGTATAGTTTATTAAATGCTATTCTGACTGCAATTATCCGGATGAGTCTTTTTTCGGTGCCTCCGTTAGCGCTCACTGGCCAAGTTTTTGGTGCTGTGCTTTCGGGAATACTATATCGTCTCTTTAATGGCTCTATCCTTGCTTGTGTAATTGGTGAAATTATCGGTACCGGGATTATCGGAGCTATTGCTTCCTATCCAGTAATGGCGCTTCTATTGGGAAAAACAGGAATTACTTGGCTGTTTTATGTTCCTAGTTTTCTAATTGCAACAATTATTGGTGGTGTCTTAGCTTATTTTTTCTTAGCCACCTTGCGGCAAACCGGTTTGCTTTATAAAATGCAAAAACGCCTAGGAGTCAATGTTTATGACTCTTCTAAGAAAAAGGCTTAAATTCGTCATAGTTAAAGCTAAAGTTTTCAATTTTTTCTGCGCCTATAGCTATTATCTGTTATTATAAGATCACGAGAGTGAATAAGAGATTAGAGAATTAGGAGCTTTTTAATGGATAATTTAATGGAAGAAATACTTATTCCCCAAGCGGAATTATTAAAACGTATCGAAGAATTAGCTAAGGACATTGCCGAAGAGTATCAGGATAAGAATCCTTTACTGGTTTGTGTCTTAAAAGGGGGCATGCCCTTTATGGCTGATTTAATGAAACAAATGGATATCCTTCTTGAAATTGACTTTATGGATGTTTCTAGTTACGGTGATGCCTTTGAATCCAGTGGCGAAGTAAAGATAATAAAGGATTTATCGGTCCCTGCAAAAGGGCGTCATATCTTATTTGTTGAAGATATTGTAGATACCGGGAGAACTTTAAGTTATCTGTATAAGGTCTTAAAATCCCGCCAGGCAGCTTCCATAAAAACCGTTTCTTTATTAGATAAACCGAGTCGACGCAAAAAGGACTTTCAGGCTGACTGGATCGGCTTTGAAATTCCGGATAAGTTTGTTGTCGGTTATGGCCTAGACTATAAGGGCCAATTGAGAAACTATCCTAATATTGCTGTTTTAAAAGAAGAAGTCTATTCTTAACCACATATTCTTACTTATAAGAGAAACTGGGCATTTGTCCCAGTTTTTCTTATTATTAGCTAAGTGAGCTAAGGCTATCAGGACTGATTGGAAAAGATCATGACTGGATGAGCTATCTGTGATTTATTTTCCTTTACAACTATATTATCCTGTAAGATAGAATCATTTAACGTAGAAAAGAGGTTTGTAGATGAAAGAAGCGCTAAAATTTGCCTTTCCCAAAACGATCCCGATTATGATGGGGTATTTATTCTTGTCATTATCCTTTGGTTTATTAGCAACGAGTTCAGGAATTCACTCCTGGTTAACTATTTTAATGAGCCTACTTGTCTATGGGGGCTCGATTCAATTTGCCGGCATAAATGTCTTATTGGGAGCCTATGATCCCTTTGCCGCTTTTATGCTAGCTGTTATGGTGAATGCAAGACACATGTTTTACGGCATTACCATGTTAGAAAGTTATCAGTCCCTAGGTTGGAAAAAATACTATAGTATTTTTGCTTTGTCTGATGAAACCTTTTCACTGACAGCTTCGGTTAAGGTTCCCGATCATATTGACAAGTCTTGGGTCTACTTTTTGATCAGTTTATTAGACCAGCTTTACTGGATTATTGGAACAGTTCTGGGGATTTTCTTAGGGAATTTTATCAGCTTTAGCTTAAGAGGAATTGAGTTTATTTTAACAGCCTTGTTTGTAAGTATTTTTGTCGACCAATGGCAAGGAAGCGCTAACCATAGGCCACAAATCCTTGCCCTAGCTACTGGCTTAATTTGTTTATTTATTTTCGGCCCCAACAGCTTCTTGATTCCTGCAATGTTAATTATTATTGCTATATTCTTTTTTATTTTTATACGTGAGGAGGAAGAAAGATGAGCTTTAACCAACAGCTATTAACGGTTATTCTATTGGCTTTGGGAACAGCCTTAACCCGTTTTATTGTCTTTGTGGTTTTTTCGAAAAACCAAGTTCCTCCTCGCTTTGTCACTTATTTGGGTAAAGTCCTTCCTGCCGCTGCTATTAGCCTCTTAGTGGTTTATTCCCTACAATCAAGTACCCCCTTGGCTTATCCTTATGCCCTGCCTGAACTGATTGCTATCCTTGTGACAATCCTGCTTCAGGCTAAGACTCAGCGCTCTTTATTGAGTATTGCTGGCGGGACCCTGTCTTATATGTTCTTAGTTCAAGTGGTTTTCTCGTAATTCTTTAAAAATTAAGCTAGGGAAGAGTTAATAACATAATGTAATAAAAAATGGAGATTCACTTTTTATGAATCTCCGTTTTTTTAATAATTTTTAGCAATGTCACTTAACATAAACTTTTCTTCTAGCTCGCCTTGGTATTTTATACCTAAATGATGAAAGGCTTTGTCTAGGGCATGGTACATTTTTTGGAAATATTTGACTTCCATATTACTTCCCATATGGGCAATTCGCAGCAGCCTTTCGCCTTGGGGATCATCACCTTTAGTAATTAAAATACCTTCGTCCCTTACTAATTTCATCACATCCAGGCTTGAAACTGATTCAGGGAGTAAAACACTGGTTAATGTATTTGAGGCATGGTCTTTAGCATATAGTTCAAAACCGGCTTCTTTAAATAATTGTCGGGTAGCTTCAGCCCATTTTTGATGCTTGTTGGCAAAATCACTGTCAATCACTTGTTGAATAGCTACATCCATGGCATAAATGGCCTGTTCATTCATTGTATAAGGAAAGTCGAAATGCGGATCGTCAAAGCTGAGATAAGATTGGAAATTGGCGTAAAAGCTAGGGATAGGGGAATGACGATTTTCCATATGCTCTATGGCACGTTTGGAAAGGGTGACACTAGCCAAGCCTACAGGAGCGGAAAAGCATTTTTGACTACCACCTAGTAAGACATCCACTTTAGCTTGGTCAAAGTTAATATATTCTCCGCCAATTGCGGAAACTGAATCGACTATAGAAAGAATATTATAGCTATTTAAGATTTGACCGATGCCATGAATATCATTAGTGATGCCGGTGGGGGTTTCACAATGGACGAAAGTTGCCACCTGAAAATCGTGGTCGTTTTCTAGAAAGGCTTTTAAGTCATTCAAATTAATCCCACGGCGCCAGTCACTTTCATAGAGCACTACCTCTGCCTGAACAAAGTTGACAAAGTCTTGAAAACCTTGACCATAAACCCCGTTACTAATCACCAAAACCCGGTCTCCTGGTTGGATGATAGAATTGACAGCAGCTTCCAGAGCCAATAGGGCTTCACCCACCATAAAAAAGAGACAGCTTTGGTATGTAATAACTGTGATATCTGGTTTTCAACTTGACGTTGATATTGGGTGTACTTGTGGTCAATATCAGGATTAGTTTTTGCTTGACCATAGGCTTTAAGAACGGCTTGGGAGATATGAGTGGGTCCGGGACACAAGTTTAACATACGATCATACCTTTCTAGTGAGTAATCATTATCTCAAGTATAGCAAACATTTGACATAAAGAAATAGTTATCGCTATACTAAAGAAAAGGAATTTGTGAAAGGGCTTTCTGCGTGAGATAATGTAGTTGTGAAAACAAACACAATATTTTTAGAAGGAGTGACTCAAATGTCAGTTGTTGAGACTAAAGTTGAGAATAAAGTGGGGAAAATTATTCTAAGAAATGACCCGTTAAACATCTTGGAAATGGAACACTTACAATTGATTGAAGACGCTGTTCATGAAATGGATAACAACGATGAAGTAAGTGTTATTTACTTCACAATGGTTATGCAAAAAGAAGGAAAAATCTTCTCTGCTGGGATGGATCTCGATGAAATGCTAGCAACTCAAGAGGAAGAAAACGGAATTGAAAATTACTGTAAAGTGTCTAAACGTAACTACTCCTGCTTCTACTGTGCTAAAAAACCCGTAATCTATGTTTATGATGGCATTGTTCGCGGTGGCGGTTGTGAAATGTCACTCTTTGCTGACTATCGGATTGCTGGTGAAAAATTAAATATTGCCTTACCAGAAATCGGCATCGGTATTATCCCAGGTGGGGGCGGTACCCAAACACTTCAACGTTTAATTGGTGTTGCTAATGCGAAATCATTAATTTATACCGGTAGACCATTGAAGGCTGAAGAAGCTAAAGAAGTTGGCTTAGTTCAAAATGTCTTTCCATCTGACAGCCTGCAAGAAGAGGCAACTAAGATTGCTGAAAAAATGGCTAAGAATTCCCCACAAGGTTTACAAGCAGCTAAACGTGCCATTAATGATGGCGCTCACCTACCTATCGATGAAGCTTTAGCCTTTGAAACCGAAGTCTTTATTGATAACTTCAAAACTGAAGATGCTGCTGAAGGGATTAAAGCTTTCAAAGAAAAACGGGAACCTAACTACAAAAATCGTTAGTCATTTAGAAATTAAGGCGTAGCTTACAAGCGAAAAGCTCCCCAAACTTTGTATAAGTCGGGGAGCTTTTTATTAGTCTTTATTGGTGGAGAAGGTAAATTTTGGACTGAGTTCGCGAAGAATATCCGTTGATGATCGAATAAATTCAACGATGGTTGGTGCTAGAGAACGATCTTGACGATGAGAGAATACATAGTCACACTTAAAAATATCACTATCAAAAACAAAGACGTTACAGTCATTAAAAGTTGGCCAAGACATCCCTGTAACTGGTACAAAGGTAGCCCCTACTCCTTTTCTTGTTAAACCGACTGCCGAATAGACAGTGGAAGTTTCCAAAATGACATTTTGTTTTAGCCTTTTACGATTATAAAATAAATCCACTAAGCGTCTTAAGCCAAAATTATGGGGAAGTAAGACGAGGGGGAGATTATCTAATTTTTCAATATCGTAGGGGAAATGGGTGATCTCGCTTCCATATTTCTCTTGGTAGAGTGGGTTATTTTTAGGGACAATCAAATACATCTGGTCGCTATAGACATAGTGGTGTTGAAAAGCATTGTTTTCCATAGGAGCCATTTCAAAAGCGATATCAATCATGTGATTTTCGATTAAAGAATCAATGGTATCGGCATCCTCTTCATAAAATTCAAATTTAATTTCGGGATTTTTATCAAGAAAGGGTGGAATAATTAAAGGCAAGATACTACTACCTAGGGCCGGATTAATTCCTAGTTTAATTTTCCCTTTTTTGTTTTTTGAGATCATATCAAATTCACTTAGCATATCGAGGTCGATTTCATGCTTTCTGCGCAAATGGTCTAAATAACGTTCACCGGCATAAGTGATTTGAACCGAACGCGGTAAACGAGTGAAAAATTCTAATCCATACTCACCTTCTAAACGACTTAACATTTTACTTAAATAAGGTTGGGAGACATAGAGTTTTTCAGCAGCAGCAGTGATATTACCTTCGGCGACAATTGTTTCCATGAGTACTAAGGGTGTTATGTTAGACATTTTTAGAAACCTCCAAATAGTCAGTGCATGCTTAACGGTGTGTATAGTATAGCATAATTTACCAGCTATAACAATATAGTTATTGATAGCGCTTTCATCTATTATTTCTATTTTCATTTCTTTTCCGATATAATAAGCATGTAAAAGAAATGGTTTGTAGTTACTTAGCTTGTTATAACTATAAATTAATACATTAGCTATTTCAAAGGAGGAAGATCGAATGTTTAACGATCAAGTTGTTGTAGTTACTGGCGCAGGCCAAGGTATTGGTGCTGAAATCGCTAAAGAATTCGCTCAAGATGGTGCTCAAGTAGTCATTGTTGATTTCAATGAAGAAACTGCACAAAAGACAGCAGAAGCCATTAATGAAAATAATGGTAAAGCAGTTGCTTATCAAGCAGATGTATCTGATTTCGACCGTGCTGAGGAAATTATTGCAGATGTTGTTGAAAAATACGGAAAAGTTGACGTCTTAATCAACAATGCTGGTATTACCCGTGATGCTTCATTGAAGAAAATGACTAAAGAACAATGGGATCAAGTTATTGCAACTAACTTAACAGGTGTATTTAACTATTCTAAAGCAGCATTTATCCGTATGACTGCCGCAGGGTACGGACGTATTGTTAACGCGTCTTCTTTAGCAGGGGTCGAAGGTAACTTCGGTCAAACCAACTATTCCGCTTCAAAAGCAGGTATTATTGGTATGACTAAGACAATCGCTCGTGAAGGTGCTGCTAAAGGTGTGACCGTTAATGCCGTTGCACCAGGTTTCATTGAAACCCCAATGACCGA
This genomic interval carries:
- a CDS encoding ribonuclease H1 domain-containing protein, with translation MKYYAVKKGRKTGIFTDWPSCKKAIDKYPNAVYKSFSSQAEAENFLSDQGSQSVKVDSNDQVLAYVDGSFMTANNRYGFGGILIYQGEEYTFFGGGDDPELVKMRNVAGEMMASMRAVKAAIKLEAKAVLIHFDYQGIEKWVNGDWQAKNDFTQAYRQFMLDKEKEIKIHFVKVKAHSNDHYNDIADQLAKKGALN
- the lspA gene encoding signal peptidase II, which produces MFFYLLSIILVIIDQMIKAWTVNHIALNETIPFIPNLLSLHYLQNRGAAWGMLAGHMWLFIPITLLVSGLIIYYYHHDNVRHPLYVASLSLLLAGAVGNFIDRVRLGYVVDMFKLEFIDFPVFNFADTCLSLGVIFFIIYLLFFESKEE
- a CDS encoding RluA family pseudouridine synthase, which codes for MLEKSYEYHDDQSLRLDRYLSQRLDSYSRSEIAQWIKTGQVKVNKQIVKPSYRLNPMDKISLAVEEEEKLPIVGESIDLDIVYEDEDLLVVNKAKGMVVHPSKGHLSGTLVNALLDYAQKNHFTLSDLGDYYRPGIVHRLDKDTSGLMVVAKSDQAYQALLEDLANHQVDRKYLALIYGHLPDKQGTIDIPLRRHPKDRMRYVGDPLGKEAVTYFKQIAQVENYALLRLSLETGRTHQIRAHLAYLEHPVVDDPLYAKAYQQRFFSQQGQCLHAYELSFNHPITKEKLRFQVKPPKNFMTILDKVLPNYDLHLEE
- a CDS encoding YneF family protein, which codes for MSNFAWIIIIIITLIIGMILGFFIARRYMMNYFQDNPPISADMIRTMMAQMGQKPSEKRVQQIINSMKKTKK
- a CDS encoding lysophospholipid acyltransferase family protein; the encoded protein is MWFYNFMAYLVKGLIRIVNGKPELSYHEDYDPDQQYLIVAPHRSILDPVIIGIHTLPKPVHFLAKQELFSSALVNWCLDHLGVMPVDRENPSMASLKSAVTELKKGEDNVGLFPTGSRYSTEIKDGAAVLAKMGKVNILPVAYQGPIHISGLFSRKRQNRVKFRVGKPIYLPAGKKLSKEELKEIDQQIGQAFQEIDREIDPNYHYDLEKAIRERDRK
- a CDS encoding ABC transporter substrate-binding protein is translated as MKKYLRYLAAGLLTCTLAACSNQGKEGSKDKVDVGIIQYMEHDSLQKAKEGFQDTLKEAGYEEGKNLEIEFHNSQGDQSNLQSITQQLKGKKDLILSIATPAAQAMLNTDKETPQLFTAVTDPVGAKLVESKEKPGKNMTGTSNMTPVADVVNLLLKADPSIKTIGILYNSSEMNAQVQYEQAKEYIESKGVKVESMTVTSTNEVQQATKILAEKVDGIYLPTDNTIANTIQTIGKVLMETKTPSVAAFDAAIEGSLCAYGVDYYKLGQQTGNMAVDILKGNKKPADIPVESSKDMVIKVNDEMAAALGMNSEDLKVRLNG
- a CDS encoding PTS transporter subunit IIC codes for the protein MQNLKIKDIFNQVLNGASTGIVIGLIPSAILGALTRSWLSTPGFLADFAGSIQAFQFAVPFLVGLFAALQLNMKGMETAALAGAAFLGSGAARLVDGTWALKGTGDLINTIITVFIAAIFIKLYNNRWQSLNIVVLPLLGGILPGFIGRLILPLVSQLTLLLGQGIAHLTEIQPLIMAILIAIAFAIIIVTPLSSVAIAYAVSISGLAAGAANLGIVAVVFTFLYASSRVNSNGITFSLLFAGPKLFMANYLQNLKMTLPIVINAGVVGLFGYLFNIQGTTESAGFGITGLSGPINAYYFMDGNVVVNILVLCLTYVVVPLAISIITHQTFTRMGIYDESIYVYHAPEH
- the thiW gene encoding energy coupling factor transporter S component ThiW, producing the protein MSKKSSPLILVTVAMFVAIGVVISPIFRVEGFAPTAHFVNVVCSVLLGPWYSLLNAILTAIIRMSLFSVPPLALTGQVFGAVLSGILYRLFNGSILACVIGEIIGTGIIGAIASYPVMALLLGKTGITWLFYVPSFLIATIIGGVLAYFFLATLRQTGLLYKMQKRLGVNVYDSSKKKA
- the hpt gene encoding hypoxanthine phosphoribosyltransferase; its protein translation is MDNLMEEILIPQAELLKRIEELAKDIAEEYQDKNPLLVCVLKGGMPFMADLMKQMDILLEIDFMDVSSYGDAFESSGEVKIIKDLSVPAKGRHILFVEDIVDTGRTLSYLYKVLKSRQAASIKTVSLLDKPSRRKKDFQADWIGFEIPDKFVVGYGLDYKGQLRNYPNIAVLKEEVYS